A genomic stretch from Frigoribacterium sp. PvP032 includes:
- a CDS encoding M23 family metallopeptidase, which translates to MSSPLPAPLLPVLRSRSAFAVVSTMLLALVFVVAGVVVGGSPARAVSYPSWDDVVAAQANESSKQAQISELQGLLDQLQSDAVNAQAEAERLGAAFQAAQDAADQGAAKLAELQAQVDEKNAIADESEKRAGQVSAQLARTGGGDVSTQLVGDGEAAGDLLYRLGAMSKLTEQADGIRQQAVSDRNVAQSLGDQAAVAKEALVGLRDTAQVSMDEAQAAADAATAAVTAQQENESRLQAQLAVLQDTTAQTQQQYEAGVEAERQRVAAEQAARAAEAARQAEELRQQRAAAAAAAAARPAPSAGAPAPAPAAPPASSGGGSGSGSGWVRPSGGGISSGYGYRVNPVSKQWKLHDGVDLAPGCSTPIYAAASGTVNYAGAYGGYGNYVRINHGGGLSTAYGHIVNGGIKVRNGQSVVAGQLIALVGSTGNSTGCHLHFETRVNGASTDPVPFMSARGVSLR; encoded by the coding sequence GCCGGTCCTGCGCTCGCGCAGCGCGTTCGCCGTCGTCTCGACGATGCTCCTCGCGCTCGTCTTCGTCGTGGCCGGGGTCGTGGTCGGCGGGTCACCGGCTCGAGCCGTCTCCTACCCGTCCTGGGACGACGTCGTGGCCGCCCAGGCGAACGAGTCGTCGAAGCAGGCGCAGATCTCCGAGCTGCAGGGCCTGCTCGACCAGCTGCAGTCCGACGCCGTGAACGCACAGGCCGAGGCCGAGCGTCTGGGCGCCGCCTTCCAGGCCGCGCAGGACGCGGCCGACCAGGGCGCCGCGAAGCTCGCCGAGCTGCAGGCCCAGGTCGACGAGAAGAACGCGATCGCCGACGAGAGCGAGAAGCGCGCCGGCCAGGTGTCGGCACAGCTCGCCCGCACGGGCGGCGGCGACGTCTCGACCCAGCTGGTCGGCGACGGCGAGGCCGCCGGCGACCTGCTCTACCGTCTCGGCGCCATGAGCAAGCTCACCGAGCAGGCCGACGGCATCCGGCAGCAAGCCGTCTCCGACCGCAACGTCGCACAGTCGCTCGGCGACCAGGCGGCAGTCGCGAAGGAGGCGCTGGTCGGCCTCCGCGACACGGCCCAGGTCTCGATGGACGAGGCTCAGGCCGCGGCCGACGCCGCGACCGCCGCGGTGACCGCGCAGCAGGAGAACGAGTCGCGCCTGCAGGCCCAGCTCGCCGTGCTGCAGGACACGACCGCACAGACCCAGCAGCAGTACGAGGCCGGCGTGGAGGCCGAGCGCCAGCGCGTCGCCGCCGAGCAGGCCGCCCGCGCCGCCGAGGCCGCCCGCCAGGCGGAGGAGCTGCGTCAGCAGCGTGCCGCGGCCGCCGCAGCCGCCGCCGCGCGTCCGGCACCGAGCGCCGGCGCCCCTGCTCCTGCACCCGCGGCACCTCCTGCCTCGTCCGGCGGGGGCTCCGGCTCGGGCTCCGGCTGGGTCCGTCCCAGCGGCGGCGGCATCTCGAGCGGCTACGGCTACCGGGTGAACCCGGTGTCGAAGCAGTGGAAGCTGCACGACGGAGTCGACCTGGCACCCGGCTGCTCCACGCCGATCTACGCGGCGGCATCGGGCACGGTCAACTACGCCGGTGCCTACGGCGGCTACGGCAACTACGTGCGCATCAACCACGGCGGCGGCCTCAGCACGGCCTACGGCCACATCGTCAACGGCGGCATCAAGGTGCGCAACGGCCAGTCGGTCGTCGCCGGGCAGCTCATCGCCCTCGTCGGCTCGACGGGCAACTCGACCGGCTGCCACCTGCACTTCGAGACGCGCGTCAACGGCGCCTCGACCGACCCGGTGCCCTTCATGTCGGCCCGGGGCGTCAGCCTCCGCTAG
- a CDS encoding GNAT family N-acetyltransferase has translation MTNAAPPAPAAPPAPGALHVQHVAWDDPRALELRARMDAEMNERYSDPGVVEDPAVTAARDAALRVDPERVHATVLVTDDAGRAVAHAALRDLDGEWEVKRVIVDATERGRGLGRLLMAELETVAREGGAPRLILQTGDRQPEAVRLYERVGYRPIPTYEPYVEALPNSICFEKVLIGV, from the coding sequence GTGACGAACGCCGCCCCTCCTGCCCCCGCCGCTCCTCCTGCCCCCGGGGCGCTGCACGTGCAGCACGTCGCGTGGGACGACCCGCGGGCGCTCGAGCTGCGGGCGCGGATGGACGCCGAGATGAACGAGCGCTACTCCGATCCCGGGGTCGTCGAGGACCCGGCGGTCACCGCCGCCCGGGATGCCGCGCTCCGCGTCGACCCGGAGCGGGTCCACGCCACCGTGCTCGTCACGGACGACGCCGGCCGTGCCGTCGCGCACGCGGCGCTGCGCGACCTCGACGGCGAGTGGGAGGTCAAGCGCGTCATCGTCGACGCGACGGAGCGCGGTCGCGGCCTCGGTCGGCTGCTGATGGCCGAGCTCGAGACCGTCGCCAGGGAAGGCGGGGCACCGCGGCTGATCCTGCAGACGGGCGACCGTCAGCCGGAGGCGGTCCGCCTGTACGAGCGGGTCGGCTACCGACCGATCCCGACCTACGAGCCGTACGTCGAGGCGCTGCCGAACTCGATCTGCTTCGAGAAGGTGCTGATCGGCGTCTAG
- a CDS encoding DNA/RNA non-specific endonuclease gives MTIADDQPEAAAALGYDPGFLAVQVPLPGTGPRAVRELPYAHFTVLLDPRRRLAAATAVNIDGAALVDLERGDDWHLDERVPEGEQCGPEVYARNDLDRGHLVRRRDPVWGTPAIASRANLDTFTYTNAAPQVGDFNQSSELWLGLEDLVLEYAAVHQQRLTVLTGPVLHPDDPSYRGVQLPLRFWKIAAWATSDGAALRTAGYLLDQSSQLDDAELGRATLRARDQGELPPLGPYRTFQVPVRDIAALTGLELAQLAEADSLQVVPTVRPPSGLPEGWVPLDSADQLTF, from the coding sequence ATGACGATCGCAGACGACCAGCCGGAGGCGGCTGCTGCCCTCGGGTACGACCCCGGGTTCCTCGCCGTGCAGGTGCCGCTGCCCGGCACCGGCCCCCGTGCCGTGCGCGAGCTGCCCTACGCGCACTTCACCGTGCTGCTCGACCCGCGGCGGCGCCTCGCCGCGGCGACCGCGGTCAACATCGACGGCGCCGCGCTGGTCGACCTCGAGCGGGGCGACGACTGGCACCTCGACGAGAGGGTCCCCGAGGGCGAGCAGTGCGGGCCAGAGGTCTACGCCCGCAACGACCTCGACCGCGGGCACCTCGTGCGGCGTCGCGACCCCGTGTGGGGCACACCGGCGATCGCCTCCCGCGCGAACCTCGACACGTTCACCTACACGAACGCCGCACCGCAGGTGGGCGACTTCAACCAGTCGTCCGAGCTCTGGCTCGGCCTCGAGGACCTCGTGCTCGAGTACGCGGCCGTGCACCAGCAGCGGCTCACCGTGCTGACCGGCCCTGTCCTGCACCCCGACGACCCGTCCTACCGGGGCGTCCAGCTGCCGCTGCGCTTCTGGAAGATCGCGGCGTGGGCGACGAGCGACGGGGCCGCGCTGCGGACGGCCGGCTACCTGCTCGACCAGTCGTCACAGCTCGACGACGCCGAGCTCGGACGCGCGACTCTGCGCGCCCGTGACCAGGGCGAGCTGCCCCCGCTCGGGCCGTACCGTACCTTCCAGGTGCCCGTGCGCGACATCGCCGCGCTGACCGGGCTCGAGCTCGCACAGCTGGCCGAGGCCGATTCCCTGCAGGTCGTGCCGACGGTCCGGCCGCCGTCGGGCCTGCCCGAGGGGTGGGTGCCGCTCGACTCGGCCGATCAGCTCACGTTCTGA
- a CDS encoding glutamate--cysteine ligase, protein MTTFGIEEEFILVDPVALTPADVAASVHAELLGSAHESKFVSHEFLASQIERSSPVFTQLDQAEADLVTFRTRLAAQARRRGVVAAAVGTPFMCSGWPAVTDTERYHRVEEEFRGLVTDHLINGTHVHVGVPSRDVGVAVLNRVRAWLPTLLALTGNSPYWHGADTGFASWRAMHMRRWSTGGCPPPFVDAADYDRRIRRLVGVAGTYDTRTIWWNARLAEDHPTVEVRVADAQLDTGGALLVATLVRALVDTARAEAEADVAPLRVEPELLDAGLWHAARDGLGGELLDPVAGELRGSREVLHRLLVHVGDALDASGDHERTRALLDRVTTDGTGAERQRAAVRRGGPAELRRLCETALVARC, encoded by the coding sequence ATGACGACGTTCGGCATCGAGGAGGAGTTCATCCTGGTCGACCCGGTGGCCCTGACGCCCGCCGACGTCGCGGCCTCGGTGCACGCCGAGCTGCTCGGCTCGGCGCACGAGTCGAAGTTCGTCAGCCACGAGTTCCTGGCGTCGCAGATAGAGCGATCGAGCCCGGTGTTCACGCAGCTGGACCAGGCCGAGGCCGACCTCGTGACCTTCCGCACCCGCCTGGCCGCCCAGGCGCGACGCCGGGGCGTCGTGGCCGCGGCCGTCGGCACGCCGTTCATGTGCAGCGGCTGGCCCGCGGTGACCGACACCGAGCGGTACCACCGCGTCGAGGAGGAGTTCCGCGGCCTGGTGACCGACCACCTCATCAACGGGACGCACGTCCACGTCGGCGTGCCGTCGCGCGACGTCGGCGTGGCCGTGCTGAACCGGGTGCGCGCCTGGCTGCCGACGCTGCTCGCCCTGACCGGCAACTCGCCGTACTGGCACGGCGCCGACACCGGCTTCGCGAGCTGGCGCGCGATGCACATGCGACGCTGGTCGACCGGCGGCTGCCCGCCTCCCTTCGTGGACGCAGCGGACTACGACCGGCGGATCCGTCGGCTGGTGGGCGTCGCCGGCACCTACGACACGCGGACCATCTGGTGGAACGCCCGCCTCGCAGAGGACCACCCGACCGTCGAGGTCCGCGTCGCCGACGCCCAGCTCGACACGGGCGGCGCCCTCCTCGTCGCGACCCTCGTGCGCGCCCTCGTCGACACGGCCCGCGCGGAGGCCGAGGCGGACGTCGCCCCGCTCCGGGTCGAGCCCGAGCTGCTCGACGCCGGCCTCTGGCACGCCGCCCGCGACGGGCTCGGGGGCGAGCTGCTCGACCCGGTGGCCGGTGAGCTGCGCGGGTCCCGCGAGGTGCTGCACCGCCTCCTCGTGCACGTCGGCGACGCTCTCGACGCGTCGGGCGACCACGAGCGGACGCGCGCCCTGCTCGACCGCGTCACGACCGACGGGACCGGCGCCGAGCGCCAGCGCGCTGCGGTGCGGCGCGGCGGCCCCGCCGAGCTGCGGCGGCTCTGCGAGACCGCGCTCGTCGCCCGCTGCTGA
- a CDS encoding PadR family transcriptional regulator: MGNAHHHQNPDHPDHSDRRDQHDRFAGGGRFGRPFARGGRPGGPGFGPGGPGPFGGFPGFPGFGPGGHRGGRGRARKGDVRLAVLSLLADAPSNGYGLIKAIAERTDGVWKPSPGSVYPTLQQLVDEELIVAGDEAAKGEYSLTEAGRTYVAEHADAVEAAWAATTGDEASDEFRESLGKLFGVVQQFRSGVTDAQRAAATAKLDETRRALYAILAD; the protein is encoded by the coding sequence ATGGGCAACGCACACCACCACCAGAACCCCGACCACCCTGACCACTCCGACCGCCGCGACCAGCACGACCGCTTCGCCGGCGGGGGCCGCTTCGGCCGCCCCTTCGCCCGCGGCGGCCGGCCCGGCGGCCCCGGCTTCGGCCCCGGGGGCCCCGGCCCCTTCGGCGGCTTCCCCGGGTTCCCCGGCTTCGGCCCCGGCGGCCACCGCGGCGGTCGTGGCCGTGCCCGCAAGGGCGACGTCCGCCTCGCCGTGCTGTCACTGCTCGCCGACGCTCCCTCGAACGGCTACGGCCTGATCAAGGCGATCGCCGAGCGCACCGACGGCGTCTGGAAGCCGAGCCCCGGCTCGGTCTACCCCACGCTGCAGCAGCTCGTCGACGAAGAGCTCATCGTCGCCGGCGACGAGGCCGCCAAGGGCGAGTACTCGCTGACCGAGGCGGGCCGCACCTACGTGGCCGAGCACGCCGACGCCGTCGAGGCTGCCTGGGCCGCCACGACCGGCGACGAGGCCTCCGACGAGTTCCGCGAGAGCCTCGGCAAGCTCTTCGGGGTCGTGCAGCAGTTCCGCTCCGGCGTGACCGACGCGCAGCGCGCGGCCGCCACCGCCAAGCTCGACGAGACGCGGCGCGCGCTCTACGCGATCCTCGCCGACTGA
- a CDS encoding CoA ester lyase: MTDTTTTAGAPDAAPSAAGTASSTTTGRSKPPADIARSWLLVPGTAPERFDQAARSRADQIVLDIEDAVDPARKPAARDDVVAWLTAGGRAWVRINDRSTDFWSDDVDALLGLPGLQGVMLAKTEAPEHVTETFDRLGGAVRVLALVESALGIEESPSIAKARGAFRLAFGSGDYRRDTGTSADDLAMAYPRSRLVVASRIGGLPGPIDGPTVGSSHPVLREQAGVAVALGLTGKLCLDVEQLPVINEVISPTPSDVAWAQDFLADFEGRGRVIRDGSDLPRLGRAQKIEKLANAFGVAPAS, encoded by the coding sequence ATGACCGACACGACCACCACCGCCGGCGCCCCCGACGCCGCCCCGTCCGCGGCGGGCACCGCGAGCAGCACCACGACCGGCCGCTCCAAGCCGCCGGCGGACATCGCCCGCTCCTGGCTCCTCGTGCCCGGCACGGCCCCCGAGCGCTTCGACCAGGCCGCGCGCTCGCGCGCCGACCAGATCGTGCTCGACATCGAGGACGCGGTCGACCCAGCCCGCAAGCCCGCGGCCCGCGACGACGTCGTCGCCTGGCTCACCGCCGGCGGCCGGGCCTGGGTCCGCATCAACGACCGCTCGACCGACTTCTGGTCCGACGACGTCGACGCCCTCCTCGGCCTGCCGGGCCTGCAGGGCGTGATGCTCGCCAAGACAGAGGCGCCAGAGCACGTGACCGAGACGTTCGACCGACTGGGAGGCGCGGTGCGCGTCCTGGCACTCGTCGAGTCCGCGCTCGGCATCGAGGAGAGCCCCTCGATCGCGAAGGCGCGCGGCGCCTTCCGCCTCGCGTTCGGCAGCGGCGACTACCGCCGCGACACCGGCACGAGCGCCGACGACCTCGCGATGGCCTACCCGCGCTCCCGCCTGGTCGTGGCGAGCCGCATCGGCGGCCTGCCCGGCCCGATCGACGGCCCGACCGTCGGCAGCAGCCACCCCGTGCTCCGCGAGCAGGCGGGCGTCGCCGTCGCGCTCGGCCTGACGGGCAAGCTCTGCCTCGACGTCGAGCAGCTGCCCGTCATCAACGAGGTCATCAGCCCGACGCCGTCCGACGTCGCCTGGGCCCAGGACTTCCTCGCCGACTTCGAGGGCCGCGGCCGCGTGATCCGCGACGGCAGCGACCTGCCGCGCCTCGGCCGCGCGCAGAAGATCGAGAAGCTCGCCAACGCGTTCGGCGTCGCCCCGGCCAGCTAG
- a CDS encoding YrzE family protein, which translates to MTDANTPRDRADEGDARDRAPREPARDPLDDESQTAVDRDAADRDAADGPSVDFGSPAGADRPAVDFGAPAAGPAEPAVAPEDRVDDSGVDDGRAADGAWAAPAAPTTPDSSTADDRPSGADERGSSDHADTEVLHDRVEPAPRYDADDDRRDDADRRDDADRRDDADRRDDADRRDDADADADRRDDEARVVPPVVAPTPPASRAWSAAPQDDSGRPLHDDDALRAAEAHRAPGDDAARAADGSSTDADRRDDSPTVVAPVASPGRGDDAPTTSWRTDDGRVAGRPGAGPATGSQAYPLVAETADPVALRRELLTEQKQEFSGMRFGAGLLGWFAATGFGVSVFVVFAAIASAVVAASSGSSPDGFRGFLGDNAEVLSITTGIVVLVIVFAGYFVGGFTASRVARFSGFKQGLATWLWGLVITIVVGVIGAVVGVQASDQSAPNPMIPSMDDMSSTSVESFVFLGLLVVLSFGGAVLGGLLGQRWHRRVDRFVPEHQV; encoded by the coding sequence ATGACCGACGCGAACACCCCGAGAGACCGCGCCGACGAGGGCGACGCCCGCGACCGCGCCCCGCGCGAGCCCGCCCGCGACCCCCTCGACGACGAGTCGCAGACCGCCGTCGACCGCGATGCCGCCGACCGCGACGCCGCCGACGGCCCGTCCGTCGACTTCGGCTCGCCCGCCGGCGCCGACCGGCCCGCCGTCGACTTCGGCGCACCCGCGGCGGGCCCTGCCGAGCCCGCGGTCGCCCCCGAGGACCGTGTCGACGATTCAGGTGTCGACGACGGCCGTGCCGCCGACGGCGCCTGGGCGGCCCCGGCCGCGCCGACGACGCCTGACTCCTCGACGGCCGACGACCGCCCGTCGGGTGCCGACGAGCGCGGCTCCTCTGACCACGCCGACACGGAGGTGCTCCACGACCGTGTCGAGCCCGCTCCCCGCTACGACGCCGACGACGACCGCCGTGACGACGCCGACCGCCGTGACGACGCCGACCGCCGTGACGACGCTGACCGCCGTGACGACGCTGACCGCCGTGACGACGCTGACGCTGACGCCGACCGCCGTGACGACGAGGCCCGGGTCGTCCCGCCCGTGGTCGCGCCGACGCCCCCGGCGTCCCGCGCCTGGTCCGCCGCGCCGCAGGACGACTCCGGTCGGCCCCTGCACGACGACGACGCCCTCCGTGCGGCCGAGGCGCACCGAGCCCCGGGCGACGACGCCGCGCGTGCCGCCGACGGGTCGTCGACCGACGCCGACCGTCGCGACGACTCGCCGACCGTGGTCGCCCCCGTCGCGTCGCCCGGCCGCGGCGACGACGCCCCCACCACCTCCTGGCGCACCGACGACGGCCGCGTGGCCGGTCGTCCGGGCGCCGGTCCGGCCACCGGGTCGCAGGCCTACCCGCTCGTGGCCGAGACCGCCGACCCCGTGGCCCTGCGCCGCGAGCTGCTCACGGAGCAGAAGCAGGAGTTCTCGGGCATGCGCTTCGGCGCCGGCCTCCTCGGCTGGTTCGCCGCGACGGGCTTCGGCGTGTCCGTGTTCGTGGTCTTCGCCGCGATCGCGTCCGCCGTCGTCGCCGCCTCGTCCGGCTCGAGCCCTGACGGCTTCCGCGGCTTCCTGGGCGACAATGCCGAGGTCCTCTCGATCACGACCGGGATCGTCGTGCTGGTGATCGTCTTCGCCGGGTACTTCGTCGGTGGCTTCACCGCCTCGCGCGTCGCCCGCTTCTCCGGCTTCAAGCAGGGCCTGGCCACCTGGTTGTGGGGCCTCGTCATCACGATCGTCGTCGGCGTGATCGGCGCCGTCGTCGGCGTGCAGGCCAGCGACCAGTCCGCGCCGAACCCGATGATCCCCTCCATGGACGACATGTCGTCGACCTCGGTCGAGTCGTTCGTCTTCCTCGGGCTCCTGGTGGTGCTGAGCTTCGGCGGGGCCGTCCTCGGCGGTCTCCTCGGCCAGCGCTGGCACCGCAGGGTCGACCGCTTCGTGCCCGAGCACCAGGTCTGA